Proteins encoded within one genomic window of bacterium:
- a CDS encoding glucose 1-dehydrogenase — protein sequence MDPQEFRNKAVIVTGGGSGIGKAAALAFSRLGASVVVANRNREAGERTVGEIRGREGIAEFQRTDVTSSTDIQSLVRFAIGRFGRIDIAFNNAACQEERTLIADQEDRMFDHIFHTNARSVFFCMKYEIRAMLESGGGVIINNASVSGIRNSNPGLSLYSASKSAVISLTKSAAMEYTRKGIRINAIVPGRVETPMMLGSRIADMSAVAEGLPIGRLGRPGEIAQAVVWLASGDASFIAGHALVTDGGFLST from the coding sequence ATGGATCCACAGGAATTCAGGAATAAAGCGGTGATCGTGACGGGTGGGGGCTCAGGAATCGGCAAGGCGGCAGCGCTTGCGTTTTCCCGACTCGGCGCCTCCGTCGTCGTCGCAAACAGAAACCGCGAGGCGGGCGAACGCACCGTCGGGGAAATCCGCGGCAGGGAAGGGATTGCCGAGTTCCAGCGGACGGATGTTACCAGCTCCACCGATATCCAGTCGCTGGTCCGGTTCGCAATCGGGCGCTTCGGTCGCATCGATATCGCATTCAACAACGCCGCCTGCCAGGAAGAACGTACATTGATCGCCGACCAGGAAGACCGGATGTTCGACCACATATTCCATACCAATGCGCGAAGCGTGTTTTTCTGCATGAAATACGAGATACGCGCGATGCTGGAGTCGGGTGGCGGGGTGATCATCAACAATGCATCGGTGAGCGGGATCCGGAATTCCAATCCTGGTCTTTCCCTCTATTCGGCCTCGAAGAGCGCCGTCATCTCGCTTACGAAATCGGCGGCGATGGAGTACACCCGAAAAGGGATCCGGATCAACGCGATCGTTCCGGGCCGGGTGGAAACACCGATGATGCTCGGTTCCCGTATCGCCGACATGTCGGCGGTGGCGGAAGGATTGCCGATCGGGCGACTGGGGAGACCCGGGGAAATTGCGCAAGCCGTAGTATGGTTGGCATCCGGGGATGCCTCGTTCATCGCCGGTCATGCGTTGGTAACGGATGGCGGTTTCCTCTCGACCTGA
- a CDS encoding cytochrome P460 family protein: MKKIGSTGYLVRIVVCIGLAVLLGATVVPASEYVRGPAGEFRSWTHTKSMVIVDRSNGLYGIHNIYANSLALPILKAGGSYNDGAEFACSFHELETKDGGTMQGKKIKVGFMKKDGKATKTGGWVYSALGPDGMPKEIDPVKACFECHKKAKDSDFIFSRYID, from the coding sequence ATGAAAAAGATCGGATCCACGGGATACCTCGTCCGGATCGTTGTCTGTATCGGGTTGGCCGTTCTTCTGGGCGCCACGGTCGTTCCGGCCTCCGAGTACGTGAGGGGCCCCGCAGGAGAGTTCCGCTCCTGGACCCATACCAAGTCGATGGTCATCGTCGACAGGAGCAACGGGCTTTACGGGATCCACAACATATACGCCAACAGCCTCGCTCTTCCGATCTTGAAAGCGGGCGGGAGCTACAACGACGGGGCCGAGTTTGCCTGCTCCTTCCACGAATTGGAGACGAAGGACGGCGGGACGATGCAAGGGAAGAAAATCAAGGTCGGATTCATGAAGAAGGACGGGAAAGCCACGAAGACCGGCGGTTGGGTCTATTCCGCACTCGGACCGGATGGAATGCCGAAGGAGATCGACCCGGTGAAGGCATGCTTCGAGTGCCATAAGAAAGCCAAAGACAGCGATTTCATCTTTTCCAGGTACATCGACTGA